The Bacillus kexueae region TATGCATTGAGACTCTCCGTGGGAGATCGTTCGTATAACCTGCATAAAATGAGCCATCACTACACTCCAACACATAAAAAATATGTTTATTCTTTTCCATATAAAATTTCATGCACTTCTTCCGTGTATTCATTATTATCTCGATAGACAATTAATGGAGGGAGAATTTTCAAATCAGGTTTTCCATCCTTTGTTCCTTCTATTAATAACGTATTAGCCTCTTTGCCTAGCTTCGGGTAGACGAATCGAATTCGCTTCGGTTCAATCTTGTATTTCCGCATTAATTCTACGATTTCTAAAAATCGTCCTGGTCGATGAACAAGTGCTACCTTTCCGCCTGGTCGAACAAGTCGTCCGCTAACTCGAATTACATCTTCTAACGTACAGTATATCTCATGTCGTGCAATAGCATAATGCTCATTTTTATTGATTTCCTCTTGTCCAGGTGTTTTAAAGTATGGAGGGTTACACGTCACAACATCGTATTTCCCATATCCCAACTGTTTTGGCATGTCTTTAATATCACCGTGGATCATTTTAATTCGCTCACTTAAGCCGTTGTAAGCAATGCTTCTTTCCGCCATATCATAAAGACGGTCTTGTATCTCCACCCCTGTAATATGAC contains the following coding sequences:
- a CDS encoding tRNA1(Val) (adenine(37)-N6)-methyltransferase; translation: MLELKGDERLDYLLAEDLRIIQSPSVFSFSLDAVLLSKFAYLPIQKGNILDLCTGNGVIPLLLSTRTKGHITGVEIQDRLYDMAERSIAYNGLSERIKMIHGDIKDMPKQLGYGKYDVVTCNPPYFKTPGQEEINKNEHYAIARHEIYCTLEDVIRVSGRLVRPGGKVALVHRPGRFLEIVELMRKYKIEPKRIRFVYPKLGKEANTLLIEGTKDGKPDLKILPPLIVYRDNNEYTEEVHEILYGKE